Within Actinomycetota bacterium, the genomic segment GAGGGGTATAAGAGACAGCGGGTAGATCTCCGCACAGGGCTTGCGCAGGCCGGCGGTGGACAGCTCGGCCGCGACCCCGCCATGCGCCATCGCGTGCGCGGCGGCCTCGTACAGCTCGCGGGGGTCGAACGGCGCGGCATCGCAGAACTTCTTCACGAGATCGGGATGCGCCATGACGTCGAACAGCCCGCTGGTGGCCGCGCGCCGCAGCTCGTCGAAGTAGCCGTTCCACAGGTCGGAGAGGTCCCACTCGTCGTAGACGTGGCGCAGCTCGGGGTCGTCGAACGCCCAGCCTTCCACGAAGTGCACCGAGCCGAGCACCACGTCGAACGGGAACGCCGTCGTCAGGTCGCGCACGTGGTCGAGTTCGCCGGGCAGCCAGTCGGCCTCCACGCCGAGGAGCACCTCGGGCGCGGCGGGGTCGCCGGCGGCCGACTCGCGCGCCTCGAGGACCTCCTCGACGTACGCGGGCAGCTCCTCGCGCGGCATGGCGTAGCCGGCGTCGTAGCCGTCGGGCAGCGGCAGGTGGTCCGCGAACGCGAGGACCTTCACGCCGGCGGCCGTGGCCGCGGCGATGTAGTCCGCCGGGTCGCCCTCGGCATGGCGACAACGCGCGGTGTGGACGTGCGTATCGATCATCGCGCCGATGCCACCGTCCCTCCGCCGACCACCGTTTCGCCCGCATAGCATACGACAGCCTGTCCGGGGGCGACGGCACGCACGGGTGCGGCGAACGTGACGGTGAGGCGGCCGTCGGCCGCATCGTACGCCGCTGTGCAGGGCGTCTCGGCGCCGCGGTAGCGCACGCGCGCGGTGAGTGCGGACGCGCCGCCCGGCGGCGCGCCGTTCCAGACCGCGTCGGACGCGACGACCTCCGTGACGTCGAGGTCGGCCTCGGCGCCGACCACGATCGCGTTGCGCTCGGCCTCGATGCGCACCACGTAGCGCGGCTCACCGCCTCCGAGGCCGAGTCCCTTGCGCTGGCCGACGGTGAAGCCGGCGATGCCGCCGTGCGCGCCGAGCACGCGGCCGGCCGCGTCCTCGATCGGCCCGGGGACCGCGCCCGCGCCGCCCGCACTGGCGCGCGCCGCCACGAACGCGGCGACGTCGCCGTCGGGCACGAAGCACGCCTCGCGGCTCTCGGGCGCGTCGGCGCAGGGCAGCCCGGCCTTGTGCGCGTACGCGCGGACCTCGTCCTTCAGCATGCCGCCCACGGGGAACGTGATGCGGCGCAGCTGCTCGGGGCGCAGGCGGTAGAGGAAGTACGACTGGTCGCGGGTGACGTCGGCCCCCCGGCCCACCCACGCGCCGCCGCTCCCGTCGGCGAGGACGCGGGCGTAGTGGCCGGTGGCGAGCAGGTCGACGTCCTGGAGCGCCGCGCGGCGGAGCAGCTCCGCGAACTTCACGCGGTCGTTGCAGTCGATGCACGGGTTCGGCGTGCGACCGTGCGCGTAGTCCTCGCAGTACGGGTCGACGACGCCGGCCTCG encodes:
- a CDS encoding histidinol-phosphatase HisJ family protein, producing the protein MLCGRNGGRRRDGGIGAMIDTHVHTARCRHAEGDPADYIAAATAAGVKVLAFADHLPLPDGYDAGYAMPREELPAYVEEVLEARESAAGDPAAPEVLLGVEADWLPGELDHVRDLTTAFPFDVVLGSVHFVEGWAFDDPELRHVYDEWDLSDLWNGYFDELRRAATSGLFDVMAHPDLVKKFCDAAPFDPRELYEAAAHAMAHGGVAAELSTAGLRKPCAEIYPLSLIPL
- the mnmA gene encoding tRNA 2-thiouridine(34) synthase MnmA, whose amino-acid sequence is MARVWAAMSGGVDSSVAAALLVEQGHEVTGVTMRLLPDESACCGRDAARAARQVCDRLGIEHLTLDFRDAFEAGVVDPYCEDYAHGRTPNPCIDCNDRVKFAELLRRAALQDVDLLATGHYARVLADGSGGAWVGRGADVTRDQSYFLYRLRPEQLRRITFPVGGMLKDEVRAYAHKAGLPCADAPESREACFVPDGDVAAFVAARASAGGAGAVPGPIEDAAGRVLGAHGGIAGFTVGQRKGLGLGGGEPRYVVRIEAERNAIVVGAEADLDVTEVVASDAVWNGAPPGGASALTARVRYRGAETPCTAAYDAADGRLTVTFAAPVRAVAPGQAVVCYAGETVVGGGTVASAR